In one Magallana gigas chromosome 9, xbMagGiga1.1, whole genome shotgun sequence genomic region, the following are encoded:
- the LOC136271917 gene encoding uncharacterized protein: protein MCKFKAEFTIHHYISSELTIHHYILSELNIHHYISSELAIHHYISSELTIHHYILSEFTIHYYISSELTIHHYISSELTVHHFISSELTTHHYILSELTIHHYILSELTIHRYISSEFTVHHYISSEFTVHHYISSELTVHHYISPEFTVHRYISSEFTVNHYISSEFTVHHYISSELTIHHYILSECTVHHYISSELTIHHYISSELTIHHYISSELTTPHYILSELTIHHFILSEFTIHHYISPELTTHHYISSELTIHHFILSEFTIHHYISPELSLNTTFRQASI from the exons ATGTGCAAATTTAAAGCGG AATTCACTATCCACCACTACATCTCGTCAGAACTTACTATCCACCACTACATCTTATCAGAATTGAATATCCACCACTACATCTCGTCAGAACTTGCTATCCACCACTACATCTCGTCAGAATTGACTATCCACCATTACATCTTATCAGAATTTACTATCCACTACTACATCTCGTCAGAACTTACTATCCACCACTACATCTCGTCAGAATTGACTGTCCACCACTTCATCTCATCAGAATTGACTACCCACCACTACATCTTATCAGAATTGACTATCCACCACTACATCTTGTCAGAACTTACTATCCACCGCTACATCTCGTCAGAATTTACTGTCCACCACTACATTTCGTCAGAATTTACTGTCCACCACTACATCTCGTCAGAATTGACTGTCCACCACTACATCTCGCCAGAATTTACTGTCCACCGCTACATCTCGTCAGAATTTACTGTCAACCACTACATCTCGTCAGAATTTACTGTCCACCACTACATCTCATCAGAATTGACTATCCACCACTACATCTTGTCAGAATGTACTGTCCACCACTACATCTCATCAGAATTGACTATCCACCACTACATCTCGTCAGAATTGACTATCCACCACTACATCTCGTCAGAATTGACTACCCCCCACTACATCTTGTCGGAATTGACTATCCACCACTTCATCTTATCAGAATTTACTATCCATCACTACATCTCGCCAGAATTGACTACCCACCACTACATCTCGTCGGAATTGACTATCCACCACTTCATCTTATCAGAATTTACTATCCACCACTACATCTCGCCAGAATTATCCTTAAACACTACATTTCGTCAAGCGTCTATCTAA
- the LOC136271414 gene encoding E3 ubiquitin-protein ligase TRIM71-like produces MDSEFAQQDIVRCDLCDTPVPDLHCDLCEINLCQSCVEEHLLDKSKRHQVVSFKQRRSTFKRQICQRHSTQGSNWYCELCDRLLCEECISSEEHQGHTFITSQENFERKYNQIKNDLQELEQSIYPSYQEIAAHVTKQKANLPYTSQKMINDIGKQGDDWHNVINQLTEKLKSDVHELKTNFSTALNNHEEFITKKMHEIEQLILHLKNILDVDDIDPVSAYKSKNETVRRLPKIVKIPFQSFTALEINKDQINQQFGFLSEKPYPIEVNLSLPDDLQAFEKETIPMKSLLEEPLTKATICTDYVGHLNGLRSVVCLNDDKIWSSGVNNIISLYNLQGDLLTSVRTKSGKRPTGIAVTNTGDLVYTDEDDKTINIVRNKKIEVLIKFHDWRPLNVCSTPFGNLLVLMGSDDYEQTKVVRYSGSTEKQCIQNDENGKAFFSPDDSKYLAVNRNQDICVADYRAKRVVVISEAGKLRFTYTGSTPNAIESFDPVGITTDSLCRILIADGHCHYIHIIDQEGQFLRYIDNLNLRGPWGLCIDTNDNLFVAECDLGKIEKIQYCVTTD; encoded by the coding sequence ATGGATTCAGAGTTTGCACAACAGGATATTGTTCGCTGTGATTTGTGTGACACACCTGTACCCGACCTTCACTGCGATTTATGTGAGATAAACCTCTGTCAATCGTGTGTCGAAGAACATTTACTTGATAAGTCCAAAAGACATCAGGTGGTGTCGTTTAAACAGCGGAGATCCACCTTTAAACGCCAAATTTGTCAAAGACATTCAACACAAGGGTCAAATTGGTACTGTGAACTCTGTGACCGTTTGCTTTGTGAAGAATGTATTTCTTCTGAAGAGCATCAAGGGCACACTTTTATAACAAGCCAGGAGAATTTCGAAAGAAAATATAACCAAATAAAAAACGATCTTCAAGAATTGGAACAGTCAATTTATCCTAGCTACCAAGAGATTGCAGCAcatgttacaaaacaaaaagcAAATCTTCCTTATACttcacaaaaaatgataaatgatattGGAAAACAAGGGGATGACTGGCACAATGTTATAAACCAACTGACGGAGAAACTGAAATCCGATGTTCATGAATTGAAGACAAATTTTAGTACTGCTTTGAATAATCACGAAGAATTTATCACTAAGAAGATGCACGAAATTGAACAattgattttgcatcttaagAATATACTGGATGTTGATGATATAGATCCAGTGTCTGCATACAAATCAAAAAACGAAACAGTTAGAAGATTgcctaaaattgtcaaaattccCTTCCAAAGTTTCACAGCCTTGGAGATCAACAAAGATCAGATAAATCAACAATTTGGATTTCTTTCAGAAAAACCATATCCGATTGAAGTGAACCTTTCTTTACCTGATGACTTACAAGCCTTCGAGAAAGAAACGATTCCAATGAAATCACTCCTTGAGGAACCATTAACTAAAGCCACCATTTGCACGGACTATGTAGGACATCTGAACGGTTTGCGAAGTGTAGTTTGTCTCAATGATGACAAAATCTGGTCCAGTGGGGTGAATAACATCATAAGCCTTTACAATCTTCAGGGAGACCTCCTCACGTCAGTAAGAACTAAGTCGGGGAAAAGGCCAACTGGTATAGCGGTTACAAACACCGGGGATCTAGTCTATACTGATGAAGACGACAAAACTATAAATATTGTgagaaataaaaagatagaagttttgattaaatttcatGACTGGAGACCTCTCAATGTGTGCAGTACCCCTTTCGGAAATCTTCTAGTCTTAATGGGGAGTGATGATTATGAACAAACAAAGGTAGTGCGTTATTCTGGTTCCACTGAAAAGCAGTGCATTCAAAATGACGAAAATGGAAAAGCCTTCTTCTCGCCTGATGACAGTAAATATTTAGCTGTAAACAGAAACCAAGATATTTGTGTAGCAGATTACAGAGCTAAGAGAGTAGTGGTGATCAGCGAGGCAGGAAAACTCCGATTTACGTACACTGGTAGTACTCCTAATGCAATAGAGTCGTTTGATCCAGTAGGCATCACTACAGACAGCCTGTGTCGTATACTGATAGCAGATGGACACTGTCACTACATCCACATCATTGATCAAGAGGGACAGTTCCTCCGTTATATTGACAATCTCAACTTACGTGGACCGTGGGGTTTATGCATTGATACAAATGACAACCTCTTCGTTGCAGAGTGTGACTTaggaaaaatagagaaaatccAATATTGTGTGACAAcagattaa
- the LOC136271918 gene encoding tripartite motif-containing protein 2-like, translating to MDSKFAQQDIVPCEKPYPIEVNLSSDDDKKASEKETIPMKSLLEEPLTKATICTDYVGHLNGLRSVACLNDDKIWSSGMNNIISLYNFQGDLLISVRTKSGSRPTDIAVTNTGDLVYTDEDDKTINIVRNKKMEVLIKFHDWRPLNVCSTPFGNLLVLMGSDDYEQTKVVRYSGSTEKQCIQNDENGKAFFSPDDSKYLAVNRNQDICVADYRAKRVVVISEAGKLRFTYTGSTPTIESFDPVGITTDSLCRILIADGHCHYIHIIDQEGQFLRYIDNLNLRGPWGLCIDTNDNLFVAECDSGKIEKIQYCVTTV from the coding sequence ATGGATTCAAAGTTTGCACAACAGGATATTGTTCCTTGTGAAAAACCTTATCCGATAGAAGTCAACCTGTCTTCAGATGATGACAAAAAAGCTTCTGAGAAAGAGACGATTCCAATGAAATCACTCCTTGAGGAACCATTAACTAAAGCCACCATTTGCACGGACTATGTAGGACATCTGAACGGTTTGCGAAGTGTAGCTTGTCTCAATGATGACAAAATCTGGTCGAGTGGGATGAATAACATCATAAGCCTTTACAATTTTCAGGGAGACCTGCTCATTTCAGTTAGAACTAAGTCGGGAAGTAGGCCAACAGATATAGCAGTTACAAACACCGGGGATCTAGTCTACACTGATGAGGACGACAAAACTATAAACATTGTGAGAAATAAAAAGATGGaagttttgattaaatttcatGACTGGAGACCTCTCAATGTGTGCAGTACCCCTTTCGGAAATCTTCTAGTCTTAATGGGGAGTGATGATTATGAACAAACAAAGGTAGTGCGTTATTCTGGTTCCACTGAAAAGCAGTGCATTCAAAATGACGAAAATGGAAAAGCCTTCTTCTCGCCTGATGACAGTAAATATTTAGCTGTAAACAGAAACCAAGATATTTGTGTAGCAGATTACAGAGCTAAGAGAGTAGTGGTGATCAGCGAGGCAGGAAAACTCCGATTTACGTACACTGGTAGTACTCCTACAATAGAGTCGTTTGATCCAGTAGGCATCACTACAGACAGCCTGTGTCGTATACTGATAGCAGATGGACACTGTCACTACATCCACATCATTGATCAAGAGGGACAGTTCCTCCGTTATATTGACAATCTCAACTTACGTGGACCGTGGGGTTTATGCATTGATACAAATGACAACCTCTTCGTTGCAGAGTGCGACTCaggaaaaatagagaaaatccAATATTGTGTGACAACAgtttga